From one Salvelinus sp. IW2-2015 linkage group LG11, ASM291031v2, whole genome shotgun sequence genomic stretch:
- the LOC111969740 gene encoding sodium-coupled monocarboxylate transporter 1 isoform X1, with translation MTMGTGGPVASFSVWDYVVFVGTVLGAAGIGLFQAIRGRKNNNSGEFLLGGRQMTAVPVAMSLTASFMSGITVIGTPVEAYRFGTDYWIFAISYAIMSIITAEIFVPLFYRLGITSTYEYLEMRFNKLIRVIGTSMYITQTALYTGMVIYAPALALNQITGMNLWGVLVATGVVCILYCTLGGLKAVIWTDVFQMVIMLAGFXAVIARGAVIQGGLGKIWDDCYQGGRLSAFDFDPDPLKRHTFWTIVVGGSVMWVSIYSINQSQVQRYISCKTLTQAKLSLYGNIIGLWLTVSLAVFSGLTMYSIYKDCDPFTNGDVGAVDQLLPYLVMDTLAAYPGVPGLFVSAAYSGTLSTVSSSINALVAVTVEDFVRPVCKNLTEKQVSWINMGLSVFFGFLCIGMAAIASLMGSILQAALSIFGMISGPLLGLYVLGMFWRTANSTGGLTGLIVGLVITLWVGIGAQIYPPLADKTNPLPISVAGCNRTQDLNYTTLTPWTSAVTLTPLPDYSDRPALADSWYSLSYLYFCLLGSXVTVIVGLVVSAITGGCKQENLRLDLFVRRSDLFCAGCGKDSEALDSEINEKXGSELKNGPNNTGFKDSQFNIVEKDVEKVTKM, from the exons ATGACGATGGGCACAGGGGGCCCCGTGGCCTCGTTCTCGGTGTGGGACTATGTGGTGTTTGTGGGCACAGTCCTGGGGGCGGCTGGCATTGGCCTGTTCCAAGCCATCCGGGGCCGCAAGAACAACAACAGCGGCGAGTTCCTGCTGGGGGGCCGTCAGATGACAGCGGTGCCCGTTGCCATGTCCCTCACTGCCAGCTTCATGTCTGGCATCACCGTGATCGGCACGCCAGTCGAAGCCTATCGGTTTGGGACGGACTACTGGATCTTTGCCATCTCCTATGCCATCATGTCCATCATCACCGCCGAGATTTTTGTCCCTCTCTTCTACCGCCTGGGCATCACCAGCACCTATGAG TATCTGGAGATGCGCTTTAATAAGTTGATTCGGGTGATCGGGACATCCATGTACATCACACAAACG GCCCTGTACACTGGTATGGTCATCTATGCGCCTGCTCTCGCACTCAATCAAA TCACAGGGATGAACCTCTGGGGAGTGCTGGTGGCCACTGGGGTGGTGTGCATCCTCTACTGTACCCTG GGAGGTCTGAARGCGGTGATATGGACAGACGTGTTTCAGATGGTGATCATGTTAGCAGGTTTCRTGGCTGTCATCGCCAGGGGGGCTGTCATCCAGGGGGGCCTGGGGAAGATCTGGGACGACTGCTACCAGGGAGGCAGGCTCAGCGCGTTTGA TTTTGATCCAGACCCTTTGAAGCGYCACACGTTCTGGACGATCGTGGTTGGTGGCAGTGTRATGTGGGTGTCCATTTACTCCATCAACCAGTCACAGGTGCAGCGTTACATCTCTTGCAAAACCCTAACCCAAGCCAAACT GTCACTGTATGGGAATATAATTGGTCTCTGGTTGACTGTGAGCTTAGCAGTGTTCTCCGGCCTCACCATGTACTCCATTTACAAAGACTGTGATCCATTCACTAACGGTGATGTAGGGGCTGTTGATCAG CTGCTYCCTTACCTGGTGATGGACACTCTGGCAGCCTATCCTGGAGTCCCTGGATTGTTTGTGTCTGCAGCATACAGTGGTACCCTAAG tactgtgtcctccagcatcaaTGCGCTGGTGGCTGTCACTGTGGAGGACTTCGTCAGGCCAGTGTGCAAAAACCTGACAGAGAAACAGGTGTCCTGGATCAACATGGGCCTCA GTGTTTTCTTCGGGTTTTTGTGCATTGGGATGGCTGCAATAGCTTCCCTGATGGGAAGCATTTTGCAG GCAGCACTGTCCATATTTGGAATGATAAGTGGACCTCTTCTTGGACTTTACGTACTAGGCATGTTCTGGCGCACAGCCAACTCAACA GGGGGACTCACAGGACTGATTGTGGGCCTTGTTATTACCCTGTGGGTAGGGATTGGAGCGCAGATATACCCACCCTTAGCTGATAAGACCAACCCCCTGCCAATCAGTGTGGCAGGCTGTAACCGCACACAGGACCTGAACTACACCACCCTGACCCCATGGACCAGTGCAGTAACACTGACCCCTCTGCCTGA TTACAGTGACCGGCCAGCTCTGGCAGACTCATGGTACTCCCTGTCCTACTTGTACTTCTGTCTCCTGGGCTCTSTGGTGACTGTGATCGTGGGCCTGGTGGTAAGCGCTATCACAG GTGGCTGCAAGCAGGAGAATCTACGCTTGGATCTCTTTGTAAGGAGAAGTGATCTATTCTGCGCTGGCTGTGGCAAGGACTCAGAG GCATTAGACTCTGAGATTAATGAAAAGKCTGGATCAGAGCTGAAGAATGGACCAAACAACACTGGATTCAAAGACTCTCAGTTTAACATTGTGGAGAAGGATGTGGAGAAGGTCACTAARatgtga
- the LOC111969740 gene encoding sodium-coupled monocarboxylate transporter 1 isoform X2, giving the protein MTMGTGGPVASFSVWDYVVFVGTVLGAAGIGLFQAIRGRKNNNSGEFLLGGRQMTAVPVAMSLTASFMSGITVIGTPVEAYRFGTDYWIFAISYAIMSIITAEIFVPLFYRLGITSTYEYLEMRFNKLIRVIGTSMYITQTALYTGMVIYAPALALNQITGMNLWGVLVATGVVCILYCTLGGLKAVIWTDVFQMVIMLAGFXAVIARGAVIQGGLGKIWDDCYQGGRLSAFDFDPDPLKRHTFWTIVVGGSVMWVSIYSINQSQVQRYISCKTLTQAKLSLYGNIIGLWLTVSLAVFSGLTMYSIYKDCDPFTNGDVGAVDQLLPYLVMDTLAAYPGVPGLFVSAAYSGTLSTVSSSINALVAVTVEDFVRPVCKNLTEKQVSWINMGLSVFFGFLCIGMAAIASLMGSILQAALSIFGMISGPLLGLYVLGMFWRTANSTGGLTGLIVGLVITLWVGIGAQIYPPLADKTNPLPISVAGCNRTQDLNYTTLTPWTSAVTLTPLPDDRPALADSWYSLSYLYFCLLGSXVTVIVGLVVSAITGGCKQENLRLDLFVRRSDLFCAGCGKDSEALDSEINEKXGSELKNGPNNTGFKDSQFNIVEKDVEKVTKM; this is encoded by the exons ATGACGATGGGCACAGGGGGCCCCGTGGCCTCGTTCTCGGTGTGGGACTATGTGGTGTTTGTGGGCACAGTCCTGGGGGCGGCTGGCATTGGCCTGTTCCAAGCCATCCGGGGCCGCAAGAACAACAACAGCGGCGAGTTCCTGCTGGGGGGCCGTCAGATGACAGCGGTGCCCGTTGCCATGTCCCTCACTGCCAGCTTCATGTCTGGCATCACCGTGATCGGCACGCCAGTCGAAGCCTATCGGTTTGGGACGGACTACTGGATCTTTGCCATCTCCTATGCCATCATGTCCATCATCACCGCCGAGATTTTTGTCCCTCTCTTCTACCGCCTGGGCATCACCAGCACCTATGAG TATCTGGAGATGCGCTTTAATAAGTTGATTCGGGTGATCGGGACATCCATGTACATCACACAAACG GCCCTGTACACTGGTATGGTCATCTATGCGCCTGCTCTCGCACTCAATCAAA TCACAGGGATGAACCTCTGGGGAGTGCTGGTGGCCACTGGGGTGGTGTGCATCCTCTACTGTACCCTG GGAGGTCTGAARGCGGTGATATGGACAGACGTGTTTCAGATGGTGATCATGTTAGCAGGTTTCRTGGCTGTCATCGCCAGGGGGGCTGTCATCCAGGGGGGCCTGGGGAAGATCTGGGACGACTGCTACCAGGGAGGCAGGCTCAGCGCGTTTGA TTTTGATCCAGACCCTTTGAAGCGYCACACGTTCTGGACGATCGTGGTTGGTGGCAGTGTRATGTGGGTGTCCATTTACTCCATCAACCAGTCACAGGTGCAGCGTTACATCTCTTGCAAAACCCTAACCCAAGCCAAACT GTCACTGTATGGGAATATAATTGGTCTCTGGTTGACTGTGAGCTTAGCAGTGTTCTCCGGCCTCACCATGTACTCCATTTACAAAGACTGTGATCCATTCACTAACGGTGATGTAGGGGCTGTTGATCAG CTGCTYCCTTACCTGGTGATGGACACTCTGGCAGCCTATCCTGGAGTCCCTGGATTGTTTGTGTCTGCAGCATACAGTGGTACCCTAAG tactgtgtcctccagcatcaaTGCGCTGGTGGCTGTCACTGTGGAGGACTTCGTCAGGCCAGTGTGCAAAAACCTGACAGAGAAACAGGTGTCCTGGATCAACATGGGCCTCA GTGTTTTCTTCGGGTTTTTGTGCATTGGGATGGCTGCAATAGCTTCCCTGATGGGAAGCATTTTGCAG GCAGCACTGTCCATATTTGGAATGATAAGTGGACCTCTTCTTGGACTTTACGTACTAGGCATGTTCTGGCGCACAGCCAACTCAACA GGGGGACTCACAGGACTGATTGTGGGCCTTGTTATTACCCTGTGGGTAGGGATTGGAGCGCAGATATACCCACCCTTAGCTGATAAGACCAACCCCCTGCCAATCAGTGTGGCAGGCTGTAACCGCACACAGGACCTGAACTACACCACCCTGACCCCATGGACCAGTGCAGTAACACTGACCCCTCTGCCTGA TGACCGGCCAGCTCTGGCAGACTCATGGTACTCCCTGTCCTACTTGTACTTCTGTCTCCTGGGCTCTSTGGTGACTGTGATCGTGGGCCTGGTGGTAAGCGCTATCACAG GTGGCTGCAAGCAGGAGAATCTACGCTTGGATCTCTTTGTAAGGAGAAGTGATCTATTCTGCGCTGGCTGTGGCAAGGACTCAGAG GCATTAGACTCTGAGATTAATGAAAAGKCTGGATCAGAGCTGAAGAATGGACCAAACAACACTGGATTCAAAGACTCTCAGTTTAACATTGTGGAGAAGGATGTGGAGAAGGTCACTAARatgtga
- the LOC139028360 gene encoding uncharacterized protein DDB_G0290587 isoform X2, whose amino-acid sequence MGAGCVRTKENMMAIDHRLSLPLASFILAISLTTTTTLTSSSERGNNATATTETMAPNQTYTTAMPTPSNVTVDGALSTTSYHNSSQNSTGTTXHSAVQDNSTTTTAPAESSNPTTESTPSALAPTANATSAAXTVPGIVPSTPPTTQAAKSTENQSSTSNIPPQQSTKNLPQTTNAATSMTTATHNVTQGFGLDNSEKGMTVFFSVVLGVFVLGIFMYTLNRWNQMRQYSHRPLYNNSEGEVGGSLAADDTLVISGGLYDGSQIYNPTMTTTDMTEDEFNLDNRLHVSQPSQFRLEFLTEERESSPGYEASTFHTFQPIDDDY is encoded by the exons ATGGGTGCTGGCTGTGTAAG GACCAAAGAGAACATGATGGCCATTGATCACAGACTTTCTCTACCYCTGGCAAGTTTTATTTTGGCCATTTCCTTGACTACAACTACAACTCTGACAAGCTCTTCTGAGAGAGGAAATAATGCCACTGCCACCACAGAGACAATGGCTCCAAACCAGACCTACACCACTGCCATGCCAACTCCTTCAAATGTCACCGTTGACGGTGCTCTCTCTACTACAAGTTACCATAACTCAAGTCAGAACAGCACTGGAACAACARCTCACAGTGCCGTGCAGGACAACTCAACAACCACAACAGCACCGGCTGAGAGCTCAAACCCAACCACTGAGTCAACACCATCAGCTTTGGCCCCTACAGCTAATGCTACATCTGCAGCCRTTACAGTCCCGGGTATAGTCCCCTCCACTCCACCAACCACCCAAGCAGCCAAGAGCACTGAAAACCAAAGCAGTACATCAAATATCCCGCCACAACAATCSACTAAGAATCTTCCTCAAACCACCAATGCCGCCACGTCGATGACAACAGCAACACATAATGTGACACAAG GTTTTGGACTAGACAATTCAGAAAAAGGCATGACGGTCTTCTTCAGTGTTGTGCTCGGGGTGTTTGTTCTGGGAATATTCATGTACACGTTGAATAGATGGAACCAGATGAGGCAATACTCACATCGGCCTCTCTATAACAACTCTGAGGGCGAAG TGGGTGGATCCCTGGCAGCAGACGACACACTCGTAATTTCAGGAGGACTCTACGATGGTTCACAAATCTACAATCCAACTATGACAACTACTGATATGACGGAGGATGAGTTCAATTTGGATAACCGTCTACATGTGTCCCAGCCATCACAGTTCCGMCTGGAGTTCTTAACTGAAGAACGAGAGAGCTCCCCAGGCTATGAGGCCTCGACCTTTCATACTTTTCAGCCAATTGATGATGATTATTAA
- the LOC139028360 gene encoding uncharacterized protein DDB_G0290587 isoform X1, giving the protein MCTFLDIFEKRVRTKENMMAIDHRLSLPLASFILAISLTTTTTLTSSSERGNNATATTETMAPNQTYTTAMPTPSNVTVDGALSTTSYHNSSQNSTGTTXHSAVQDNSTTTTAPAESSNPTTESTPSALAPTANATSAAXTVPGIVPSTPPTTQAAKSTENQSSTSNIPPQQSTKNLPQTTNAATSMTTATHNVTQGFGLDNSEKGMTVFFSVVLGVFVLGIFMYTLNRWNQMRQYSHRPLYNNSEGEVGGSLAADDTLVISGGLYDGSQIYNPTMTTTDMTEDEFNLDNRLHVSQPSQFRLEFLTEERESSPGYEASTFHTFQPIDDDY; this is encoded by the exons ATGTGTacctttttagacatttttgaaaagcgagtcag GACCAAAGAGAACATGATGGCCATTGATCACAGACTTTCTCTACCYCTGGCAAGTTTTATTTTGGCCATTTCCTTGACTACAACTACAACTCTGACAAGCTCTTCTGAGAGAGGAAATAATGCCACTGCCACCACAGAGACAATGGCTCCAAACCAGACCTACACCACTGCCATGCCAACTCCTTCAAATGTCACCGTTGACGGTGCTCTCTCTACTACAAGTTACCATAACTCAAGTCAGAACAGCACTGGAACAACARCTCACAGTGCCGTGCAGGACAACTCAACAACCACAACAGCACCGGCTGAGAGCTCAAACCCAACCACTGAGTCAACACCATCAGCTTTGGCCCCTACAGCTAATGCTACATCTGCAGCCRTTACAGTCCCGGGTATAGTCCCCTCCACTCCACCAACCACCCAAGCAGCCAAGAGCACTGAAAACCAAAGCAGTACATCAAATATCCCGCCACAACAATCSACTAAGAATCTTCCTCAAACCACCAATGCCGCCACGTCGATGACAACAGCAACACATAATGTGACACAAG GTTTTGGACTAGACAATTCAGAAAAAGGCATGACGGTCTTCTTCAGTGTTGTGCTCGGGGTGTTTGTTCTGGGAATATTCATGTACACGTTGAATAGATGGAACCAGATGAGGCAATACTCACATCGGCCTCTCTATAACAACTCTGAGGGCGAAG TGGGTGGATCCCTGGCAGCAGACGACACACTCGTAATTTCAGGAGGACTCTACGATGGTTCACAAATCTACAATCCAACTATGACAACTACTGATATGACGGAGGATGAGTTCAATTTGGATAACCGTCTACATGTGTCCCAGCCATCACAGTTCCGMCTGGAGTTCTTAACTGAAGAACGAGAGAGCTCCCCAGGCTATGAGGCCTCGACCTTTCATACTTTTCAGCCAATTGATGATGATTATTAA